The following proteins are co-located in the Fibrobacter sp. genome:
- the tsf gene encoding translation elongation factor Ts, with the protein MATITASLVNELRQKTGVGMMQCKKALTETDGDLDKAIELLRKQGAAVAAKRADKAAKEGRIYLIETADKAAAFELSCETEPVSNNDDFVALANLAVKAVETQAISSVEDLKNAVVDGKKVNDILQDVLVKIQENIDFRKFAEIKKSANSVFGVYSHMKGKIGVITELAYEGSADEAALKAAAKDIAMQAAAFAPVALKDSDVPAETIEKEREIARAQIEAQAQATGKATKPEFVERQLDGRVAKVLKEIVLEDQEFFMSEKNPKKLNVKDYLQEVVAKQLGLSSLKVVNFIRFERGN; encoded by the coding sequence ATGGCAACTATTACCGCCTCCCTCGTTAACGAACTCCGCCAGAAGACTGGCGTAGGCATGATGCAGTGCAAGAAGGCCCTCACCGAAACTGATGGCGACTTGGACAAGGCTATTGAACTCCTCCGTAAGCAGGGTGCTGCTGTTGCTGCAAAGCGCGCAGACAAGGCTGCCAAGGAAGGCCGCATCTATCTTATCGAAACTGCTGACAAGGCTGCTGCATTCGAACTGTCTTGCGAAACCGAACCGGTTTCTAACAACGACGACTTCGTTGCTCTCGCTAACCTCGCTGTCAAGGCTGTCGAAACTCAGGCTATCTCCTCTGTGGAAGACCTGAAGAACGCTGTCGTCGATGGCAAGAAGGTGAACGACATCCTCCAGGACGTTCTCGTTAAGATTCAGGAAAACATCGACTTCCGTAAGTTCGCAGAAATCAAGAAGTCTGCAAACTCCGTGTTCGGTGTTTACAGCCACATGAAGGGCAAGATCGGCGTTATCACCGAACTCGCTTACGAAGGCTCTGCCGACGAAGCTGCTCTCAAGGCTGCTGCTAAGGATATCGCTATGCAGGCCGCTGCTTTCGCTCCGGTTGCATTGAAGGACTCCGACGTTCCTGCTGAAACTATCGAAAAGGAACGCGAAATCGCTCGCGCCCAGATCGAAGCTCAGGCTCAGGCAACTGGCAAGGCTACCAAGCCGGAATTCGTTGAACGTCAGCTTGACGGCCGTGTTGCTAAGGTCCTCAAGGAAATCGTTCTCGAAGACCAGGAATTCTTCATGTCTGAAAAGAACCCCAAGAAGCTCAATGTTAAGGACTACCTCCAGGAAGTCGTTGCTAAGCAGCTTGGTCTCTCCAGCTTGAAGGTCGTGAACTTCATCCGCTTCGAACGCGGTAACTAG
- the rpsB gene encoding 30S ribosomal protein S2 produces the protein MANLPSVEDLLAAGSHFGHQTQRWNPKMKPYILAEKNGIYVLNLSKTRELLEVAAAAAKKISESGKTVLFVGTKPTARQSVLDAAGSCNQFSVTNRWLGGMLTNFQTVRKSIKKIDKIDTMEQDGTFQALSKKEVLDKTRERAKLLEVFGGIREMVTLPGLLVVTDLAHEKIAVAEARRLHIPIIGICDTNVDPTLVDYPIPANDDAVKSLKLIVDYIAANVAPRSSDKKESKEEAKKFDNGEDK, from the coding sequence ATGGCAAATCTGCCTTCCGTTGAAGACCTGCTTGCTGCAGGCTCCCACTTTGGTCATCAGACTCAGCGTTGGAACCCGAAAATGAAGCCGTATATCTTGGCAGAAAAGAACGGCATCTACGTTCTCAACCTGTCCAAGACCCGCGAACTCCTCGAAGTTGCTGCTGCTGCCGCTAAGAAGATCTCTGAATCCGGCAAGACCGTGCTCTTCGTTGGTACCAAGCCGACTGCTCGTCAGTCTGTTCTGGACGCTGCAGGTTCCTGCAACCAGTTCTCCGTCACCAACCGTTGGTTGGGTGGTATGCTGACCAACTTCCAGACCGTTCGTAAGTCCATCAAGAAGATCGACAAGATCGACACCATGGAACAGGATGGTACTTTCCAGGCTCTCTCCAAGAAGGAAGTTCTGGACAAGACCCGCGAACGCGCTAAGCTCCTGGAAGTCTTCGGTGGTATCCGCGAAATGGTGACCCTTCCGGGCCTGCTGGTCGTTACCGACCTCGCTCACGAAAAGATCGCCGTCGCTGAAGCACGTCGTCTTCACATTCCTATCATTGGCATCTGCGATACTAATGTGGATCCGACCCTCGTCGACTACCCGATTCCGGCTAACGACGACGCTGTCAAGTCCCTGAAGCTCATCGTGGACTACATCGCTGCCAACGTTGCTCCTCGTTCCTCCGACAAGAAGGAATCCAAGGAAGAAGCTAAGAAGTTTGACAACGGTGAGGACAAGTAA
- the rpsI gene encoding 30S ribosomal protein S9 has product MYRGTGRRKNAIAAVILKPGSGKRTINGRDFKDYFHSEVQNMIANLPFAILGNAEEWDVEVTARGGGIAGQMGAVRLGISRALVANDAEVKPALKKEGLMTRDARAVERKKFGRKKARKNFQFSKR; this is encoded by the coding sequence ATCTACCGCGGCACTGGCCGTCGCAAGAACGCTATCGCCGCTGTGATCCTGAAGCCGGGTTCCGGCAAGCGCACTATCAATGGTCGTGATTTTAAGGATTACTTCCACTCTGAAGTGCAGAACATGATCGCCAACCTTCCGTTCGCCATCCTCGGCAACGCAGAAGAATGGGATGTCGAAGTTACCGCTCGTGGCGGTGGCATCGCTGGCCAGATGGGCGCTGTCCGTCTCGGCATCTCCCGCGCATTGGTTGCTAACGACGCCGAAGTTAAGCCGGCTCTGAAGAAGGAAGGCTTGATGACTCGTGACGCTCGTGCAGTTGAACGTAAGAAGTTCGGCCGTAAGAAGGCTCGTAAGAACTTCCAGTTCTCCAAGCGCTAA
- the rplM gene encoding 50S ribosomal protein L13, whose product MKTITVNPKNVERKWKLVDAAEKPMGRVASEVAKLLMGKHKAIFSPNVDTGDFVVVINAEKVAVTGNKNLQKEYFHYTGHIAGERWINFADLLAKHPTAPLEAAIWGMLPHSALGHKMIKKLKIYAGAEHPHAAQKLEVVDL is encoded by the coding sequence ATGAAGACTATTACGGTAAACCCGAAGAACGTCGAACGCAAGTGGAAGCTTGTGGACGCCGCCGAAAAGCCGATGGGTCGCGTAGCAAGTGAAGTTGCTAAGCTCCTCATGGGTAAGCATAAGGCCATCTTCTCCCCGAACGTCGATACTGGCGATTTCGTGGTTGTGATCAACGCTGAAAAGGTTGCTGTGACTGGCAACAAGAACCTGCAGAAGGAATACTTCCACTACACTGGCCACATCGCTGGTGAACGTTGGATCAACTTCGCAGACCTTCTTGCTAAGCACCCGACCGCTCCGCTGGAAGCTGCCATTTGGGGCATGCTGCCGCACAGCGCTCTCGGTCACAAGATGATCAAGAAACTCAAAATCTATGCCGGTGCAGAACATCCGCACGCAGCACAGAAACTCGAAGTCGTAGACTTGTAA
- a CDS encoding cellulase family glycosylhydrolase: MKKILSLLAAGLAAASVSHAALADGGAKFLGNITTSSQIRSDMGTYWNQITNENGCKWGSIHSVDANGKSVFNFNGFDSCENGYKWAKAAPGRTFKFHALIWGSQKPNFLCTKKNPGITKEKTKQYIEEWFDAVAAKFPDLEYIDVVNEAIWSGDPYNGNYHSGYSKPAAGAEGISTDDPECGGTYIVQALGGDDVVNGKHQYNFVKKAFEMARERWPKAKLIYNDYNTLSWQMNEGIEMVQTLLKAGAPIDYYGQQSHDCKGMSKSDFESKLTKIHNAVGIPLLISEYDIGEADDTKQKNDYANQIPFMWETPWIGGITIWGYINGATWAANTGIMEKDGRKRAAMVWLEEYFANNLDKGQNNTVTPVEPVPQEPFKAMTIPGKVEAEDFDVPGVGSGNDSYSTAESSNKGDSDYRKGTPVSIYKKATGNIVGYNSEGNWYEYTVDVKETGTYTVYAAVAAAGSTSSFQLSMDGKNISEVISVPAAAAGEENYDDYNKVDFDVNLTQGKHVLRLTVTGAWFDIDYMTFVAKGEKDPEPIVKDEPAENPETEEVGSAIANGLNLSTGRPDDFDVYTMSGEFVGRVSAYGMNEAINLVKVSDNLKSKGVYFLRARYTGEMKTFRIAK; encoded by the coding sequence ATGAAAAAGATTTTGTCTCTTCTTGCAGCAGGTCTCGCTGCAGCATCTGTAAGCCACGCAGCCCTTGCTGATGGCGGTGCCAAGTTCCTTGGAAACATTACTACCAGTAGCCAGATCCGTTCCGACATGGGTACCTACTGGAACCAGATTACCAACGAAAACGGCTGTAAGTGGGGTTCTATCCACTCTGTCGATGCAAACGGAAAGAGCGTTTTCAATTTCAACGGCTTCGACAGCTGCGAAAACGGTTATAAGTGGGCAAAGGCTGCTCCGGGCCGTACCTTCAAGTTCCATGCTCTTATCTGGGGCTCCCAGAAGCCCAACTTCCTTTGCACCAAGAAGAATCCTGGCATCACAAAGGAAAAGACCAAGCAATACATCGAAGAATGGTTTGATGCCGTGGCCGCCAAGTTCCCCGACCTGGAATACATCGACGTGGTGAACGAAGCTATTTGGTCTGGCGATCCGTATAATGGCAACTATCACTCTGGCTATAGCAAGCCTGCTGCAGGTGCCGAAGGCATCAGTACCGACGACCCGGAATGCGGCGGTACCTACATCGTTCAGGCTCTGGGCGGTGACGACGTTGTCAACGGCAAGCATCAGTATAACTTCGTGAAGAAGGCTTTCGAAATGGCTCGCGAACGCTGGCCCAAGGCAAAGCTCATCTATAACGACTACAATACCCTCTCTTGGCAAATGAACGAAGGTATCGAAATGGTCCAGACCCTTCTTAAGGCTGGCGCACCTATCGATTACTATGGTCAGCAGTCTCACGACTGTAAGGGCATGAGCAAGTCCGACTTCGAAAGCAAGCTTACCAAGATTCACAACGCCGTAGGCATTCCCCTTCTGATTTCCGAATACGATATCGGTGAAGCAGATGATACCAAGCAGAAGAATGACTATGCAAACCAGATTCCGTTCATGTGGGAAACCCCGTGGATCGGTGGTATCACTATCTGGGGTTACATCAATGGTGCTACCTGGGCTGCAAATACCGGTATTATGGAAAAGGACGGCAGAAAGCGTGCTGCCATGGTCTGGCTGGAAGAATACTTTGCAAATAACCTTGATAAGGGCCAGAACAACACGGTCACTCCCGTTGAACCTGTCCCTCAGGAACCTTTCAAGGCTATGACTATTCCTGGCAAGGTTGAAGCCGAAGACTTCGACGTCCCGGGCGTAGGCTCTGGCAACGATTCCTACAGCACTGCAGAAAGCTCCAACAAGGGCGACTCCGACTACCGCAAGGGTACGCCCGTCAGCATCTATAAGAAGGCTACTGGCAATATCGTTGGTTATAACAGCGAAGGCAACTGGTACGAATATACCGTAGATGTTAAGGAAACTGGTACTTACACCGTTTATGCCGCTGTTGCCGCCGCAGGTTCTACTTCCAGCTTCCAGCTTTCCATGGACGGCAAGAACATTTCCGAAGTGATTTCCGTCCCTGCCGCCGCTGCTGGCGAAGAAAACTACGACGATTACAACAAGGTTGACTTCGATGTGAACCTCACCCAGGGCAAGCATGTTCTCCGCCTCACCGTTACTGGTGCCTGGTTCGATATCGACTACATGACCTTTGTTGCCAAGGGCGAAAAGGATCCGGAACCCATCGTTAAGGACGAACCGGCAGAAAATCCTGAAACCGAAGAAGTCGGTTCCGCTATTGCCAACGGTTTGAACCTGAGCACCGGACGTCCGGATGACTTCGATGTTTACACTATGAGCGGTGAGTTTGTTGGCCGAGTCAGTGCCTATGGCATGAACGAAGCTATCAACCTGGTAAAGGTTAGCGATAACCTCAAGTCCAAGGGTGTGTATTTCCTCCGTGCTCGCTACACTGGAGAAATGAAGACTTTCCGCATCGCTAAGTAA
- a CDS encoding endo-1,4-beta-xylanase: protein MNKLVSLALAGLAAATVSHAGPGLADGASKFVGNITQSNTAPGPNDEFTKLWNQATAENGCKWGSIEGTRGRYNWAGCDAAYNWAKNNGGHFKFHALLWGSQYPSWLESLSVDDTKKAITAWFDAVKAHYPDLEMIDVANEAIRTGNGQYHSNYTKTKIIPALGGDNNGDYAFLTTAFKMARERWPKAILIYNDYNTIQWNVDQGIDLINTIRKNGAPVDAYGLQAHDLMSTGGGYNGTGGGGNCLNYNTFKSTMEKIHSKTNNFPVVISEYDVPSTDDNIQEQCYKEQFAYWMEDPNVAGITIWGYIYGRTWLDCNGQASGCSGLIKNGQDRKAMTWMRNYLKSNKGVNTTGLATGIVADPEPQTPFKGSAIAIPGKVEAEDFDVPGIGSGNDSYSTAESSNKGDSDYRKGTSVSIYKKATGNIVGYNNEGNWYEYTVNVKETGTYTVYAAVAAAGSTSSFQLSMDGKNISEVISVPAAAAGEENYDDYNKVDFDVNLTQGKHVLRLTVTGAWFDIDYMTFVAKGEKDPEPIVKEEPESSSSSVKEDPSSSASGEKDESSSSVTGGEETPSVIGQNIHMNMDVLQAYDIFDMQGIFMGRIRAYSADQAIGFIKASDVQFAKGVYYVRNKTTKQMQTFRIAK from the coding sequence ATGAATAAACTCGTTTCTCTCGCACTTGCCGGTCTGGCAGCTGCAACAGTATCTCATGCCGGCCCCGGTCTGGCTGATGGTGCTTCTAAGTTTGTGGGTAACATTACCCAGTCTAACACCGCTCCCGGTCCTAACGACGAATTTACCAAGTTGTGGAACCAGGCCACTGCCGAAAACGGCTGTAAGTGGGGCTCCATCGAAGGTACCCGCGGCCGCTACAACTGGGCTGGCTGCGATGCCGCCTACAATTGGGCAAAGAATAACGGTGGCCATTTCAAGTTCCACGCTCTCCTCTGGGGTTCCCAGTATCCTAGCTGGCTAGAAAGCCTGAGCGTCGATGATACCAAGAAGGCTATTACCGCATGGTTCGACGCTGTTAAGGCTCATTATCCCGATCTGGAAATGATCGACGTGGCCAACGAAGCTATTCGTACTGGCAACGGTCAGTATCATTCCAACTATACCAAGACCAAGATTATTCCGGCTCTCGGCGGTGACAACAATGGCGATTACGCCTTCCTTACCACCGCTTTCAAGATGGCTCGTGAACGTTGGCCCAAGGCAATCCTTATCTATAACGACTATAACACCATCCAGTGGAACGTGGACCAGGGTATCGACCTGATTAACACCATCCGTAAGAATGGCGCACCGGTTGACGCATACGGCCTTCAGGCTCACGACTTGATGAGCACTGGTGGTGGTTACAATGGCACCGGCGGCGGTGGCAACTGCCTTAACTACAACACCTTCAAGTCCACTATGGAAAAGATCCATAGCAAGACCAACAACTTCCCGGTTGTGATCTCTGAATACGACGTTCCGTCCACTGATGATAACATTCAGGAACAGTGCTATAAGGAACAGTTTGCGTACTGGATGGAAGACCCGAACGTTGCCGGTATCACCATTTGGGGTTATATCTATGGCCGTACTTGGCTCGACTGTAACGGCCAGGCTAGCGGTTGCTCCGGCTTGATCAAGAACGGTCAGGATCGTAAGGCGATGACCTGGATGAGAAACTATCTGAAGAGCAACAAGGGTGTGAACACCACCGGTCTCGCCACAGGCATTGTTGCTGATCCGGAACCGCAGACTCCGTTCAAGGGCTCTGCAATCGCAATCCCGGGTAAGGTTGAAGCAGAAGACTTTGATGTTCCTGGCATCGGTTCTGGCAACGATTCCTACAGCACTGCAGAAAGCTCCAACAAGGGCGATTCCGACTATCGTAAGGGCACTTCTGTCAGCATCTATAAGAAGGCTACTGGTAATATCGTCGGTTACAACAACGAAGGCAACTGGTACGAATACACCGTGAATGTCAAGGAAACTGGTACCTACACTGTCTATGCGGCTGTTGCTGCCGCAGGTTCTACTTCCAGCTTCCAGCTTTCCATGGACGGCAAGAACATTTCCGAAGTGATTTCCGTCCCTGCCGCCGCTGCTGGCGAAGAAAACTACGACGATTACAACAAGGTTGACTTCGATGTGAACCTCACCCAGGGCAAGCATGTTCTCCGCCTCACCGTTACTGGTGCCTGGTTCGATATCGACTACATGACCTTTGTTGCCAAGGGCGAAAAGGATCCGGAACCCATCGTTAAGGAAGAACCGGAATCCAGCTCCTCCTCTGTCAAGGAAGATCCGAGCTCCAGCGCTTCTGGCGAAAAGGATGAATCTAGCTCCAGTGTAACTGGCGGTGAAGAAACTCCTTCTGTCATCGGTCAGAATATCCACATGAACATGGATGTTCTCCAGGCTTACGATATCTTCGATATGCAGGGTATTTTCATGGGCCGCATCCGCGCCTATAGTGCAGACCAGGCTATCGGATTTATCAAGGCAAGCGATGTCCAGTTTGCTAAGGGTGTCTACTACGTACGTAACAAGACAACCAAGCAGATGCAGACCTTCCGCATTGCAAAGTAA
- a CDS encoding cellulase family glycosylhydrolase — protein MKKFVSLLAGLAAASMSHAALADGGAKFLGNITTNSQIRSDMGTYWNQITNENGCKWGSIHSVDANGKSVFNFNGFDSCENGYKWAKEKPGERTFKFHALIWGSQKPNFLCTKKNPGITKEKTLQYITEWFDAVAAKFPDLEYIDVVNEAIWAGDNYHSGYSKPAAGAEGISTDDPECGGTYIVQALGGDDVINGKHQYNFVKKAFEMARERWPEAKLIYNDYNTLSWQMNEGIEMVQTLLKNGAPIDFYGQQSHDCKGMSKADFESKMTKIHDAVGIPLLVSEYDIGEADDQKQKNDYANQIPFMWETPWIGGITIWGYINGATWAANTGIMESNGTKRAAMKWLEEYFANNLDKGQNDTAIPVEPEPQTPFKGKALSIPGKIEMEDFDVPGKGRGNDSYYDMDTENHGDSDYRKGTGVDLYKKSGNRIVVGYNQTGEWLEYTVNVKETGTYTMYAAVASANSTSGFKLSMDDKDITEEISVPKAAAGEENYDDYNKVSANVNLTAGEHILRFTVTGDWMDIDYINFVAGENAPDTEPLPEVDCKTDDECFAIGQNLHMGAKVLSDYDVFDMNGAHMGRLSAYGMNAAVSLVKNSDYLKNKGVYIVKNRYSSEVQTVKIAR, from the coding sequence ATGAAAAAGTTTGTATCGCTTCTTGCAGGCCTTGCTGCCGCATCGATGTCCCATGCAGCCCTTGCTGATGGTGGCGCTAAGTTTTTGGGTAACATTACTACCAATAGCCAGATCCGTTCTGATATGGGAACTTACTGGAACCAGATTACCAACGAAAACGGCTGTAAGTGGGGCTCTATCCATTCTGTTGACGCCAACGGAAAGAGCGTTTTCAATTTTAACGGCTTCGATAGCTGCGAAAACGGTTACAAGTGGGCCAAGGAAAAGCCGGGTGAACGCACCTTCAAGTTCCATGCCTTGATTTGGGGTTCCCAGAAACCCAACTTCCTTTGCACCAAGAAGAATCCTGGCATTACCAAGGAAAAGACCCTTCAGTACATTACCGAGTGGTTCGATGCTGTGGCTGCCAAGTTCCCCGACCTTGAATACATCGACGTGGTGAACGAAGCAATCTGGGCTGGCGACAACTACCATTCCGGTTATAGCAAGCCCGCTGCAGGTGCCGAAGGCATCAGTACCGACGACCCGGAATGCGGCGGTACCTACATTGTGCAGGCCCTCGGTGGCGACGATGTGATTAACGGCAAGCATCAGTACAACTTCGTGAAGAAGGCTTTCGAAATGGCCCGCGAACGTTGGCCGGAAGCAAAGCTCATCTATAACGACTACAACACCCTTTCCTGGCAGATGAACGAAGGTATCGAAATGGTCCAGACTCTGCTCAAGAATGGTGCTCCCATTGACTTCTATGGTCAGCAGTCCCATGACTGTAAGGGTATGAGCAAGGCCGATTTTGAATCCAAGATGACCAAGATCCACGATGCCGTTGGCATTCCTCTGCTGGTTTCCGAATACGATATCGGTGAAGCCGATGACCAGAAGCAGAAGAATGACTATGCCAACCAGATTCCCTTCATGTGGGAAACTCCCTGGATTGGTGGCATCACCATTTGGGGTTACATCAATGGCGCAACCTGGGCTGCCAATACCGGCATCATGGAAAGCAATGGCACCAAGCGCGCTGCCATGAAGTGGCTGGAAGAATACTTTGCAAATAACCTTGATAAGGGCCAGAACGACACGGCAATTCCTGTAGAACCGGAACCCCAGACTCCGTTCAAGGGGAAGGCCCTTTCCATTCCGGGAAAGATCGAGATGGAAGACTTCGATGTTCCGGGTAAGGGTAGGGGTAACGATTCCTATTACGATATGGATACCGAAAATCATGGTGATTCCGATTATCGTAAGGGTACAGGTGTAGATCTTTATAAAAAGTCCGGCAATCGCATTGTCGTTGGTTATAACCAGACAGGTGAATGGCTGGAATACACCGTGAATGTCAAGGAAACTGGAACATACACCATGTATGCCGCCGTGGCTTCCGCCAACAGCACTTCCGGTTTCAAGCTGTCTATGGATGACAAGGACATTACCGAGGAGATTTCTGTTCCCAAGGCTGCCGCTGGCGAAGAAAACTATGACGACTACAACAAGGTCTCCGCTAATGTGAACCTGACTGCAGGCGAACATATTCTCCGCTTTACCGTTACCGGTGACTGGATGGATATCGACTACATCAACTTCGTGGCTGGAGAAAATGCTCCGGATACAGAACCTCTGCCGGAAGTGGATTGCAAAACGGATGATGAGTGCTTTGCTATTGGTCAGAATCTGCACATGGGTGCTAAGGTCCTTTCCGATTACGACGTATTCGACATGAATGGTGCGCATATGGGTCGTCTTAGCGCCTATGGTATGAATGCCGCCGTTTCCTTGGTGAAGAATAGCGACTACCTCAAGAACAAGGGTGTCTACATTGTCAAGAACCGTTATTCAAGTGAAGTCCAAACTGTTAAAATTGCTAGGTAA
- a CDS encoding feruloyl esterase — MNFTRFFGVASGIAMCCSGLAFGWSISGHVVNEIGQAIPGVSINSFNYAGISGESDTDGAFSLSNDADALFGTAVQRKISVQRHGNLLSIAGNRGTMKVSLMDALGKEAFQQEFNQQNVQIDMSKFGQQKVMILRISNQSSSENFILTQKGAVKNVLKKEGEQPAVLMFSKTGFQNSTYTMAQDVETNVTITLKTAEVTPGDPTEKSSSSVFNPWEPQQSSSSSETPVVSSSSKIEEVISCAGKTYAAGDHRMTVNVNGKNRTYIMHVPSSYKGDKAVPLVVDYHPIGGSGEGQLNGTTYKSLTDQEGVISLYPDGTSGKSPMGAGWNVGPCCSYDDDLEFSRAMINMVEEKVCIDTKRVYATGFSMGGGMSNHVACFMSDIYAAVAPAGMDLNTTNSATCNPERPISIIMFRGTNDFVCKYQGGDSGFNDGLNFLGAEKNFKFWADKNGCTGSPTTNSNGCQEYSSCKDGTKVVLCTKQGGGHEQGDGKVGWPFLKQFTMP; from the coding sequence ATGAATTTTACCCGTTTTTTTGGCGTGGCAAGTGGGATTGCCATGTGTTGTTCTGGCCTTGCTTTTGGCTGGAGTATCAGCGGACATGTTGTGAATGAAATCGGTCAGGCCATTCCTGGCGTTTCCATCAACTCGTTCAATTACGCAGGCATCAGTGGCGAATCTGACACAGACGGCGCATTCAGCCTAAGCAATGACGCAGACGCCCTCTTCGGAACAGCCGTACAACGCAAGATTTCTGTACAAAGGCACGGCAACCTGTTGAGCATTGCCGGCAACCGGGGCACCATGAAGGTATCGCTGATGGACGCACTGGGCAAGGAGGCCTTCCAGCAGGAATTCAACCAGCAGAACGTCCAGATTGACATGAGCAAGTTCGGCCAGCAGAAGGTCATGATCCTGCGAATTTCCAATCAGAGTTCCAGCGAGAATTTCATCCTGACCCAGAAAGGCGCCGTCAAGAACGTCTTGAAGAAAGAAGGAGAACAGCCCGCCGTTCTGATGTTCTCCAAGACCGGCTTCCAAAACAGCACCTACACCATGGCTCAGGATGTAGAAACGAACGTGACCATCACCCTAAAAACGGCAGAAGTCACACCAGGCGATCCGACCGAAAAATCCTCCAGTTCCGTTTTCAATCCCTGGGAACCCCAGCAGAGTTCTTCTAGCTCTGAAACTCCTGTCGTAAGCAGTTCCAGCAAGATAGAGGAAGTAATAAGCTGCGCCGGCAAGACCTATGCAGCAGGCGATCACAGGATGACCGTAAATGTAAACGGCAAGAACCGCACCTACATTATGCACGTGCCCAGCAGCTACAAGGGCGACAAGGCGGTTCCCCTCGTTGTAGATTATCACCCCATCGGAGGTTCCGGCGAAGGACAGCTTAACGGAACAACATACAAGAGCCTGACCGACCAGGAAGGCGTCATTTCCCTGTATCCCGACGGAACCAGCGGCAAGTCTCCAATGGGCGCAGGCTGGAATGTGGGCCCTTGCTGCTCCTACGATGATGACCTGGAATTCTCCAGAGCAATGATCAACATGGTGGAAGAAAAAGTCTGCATCGACACCAAGCGCGTCTACGCCACCGGATTCTCCATGGGTGGCGGCATGAGCAATCACGTTGCCTGCTTCATGTCCGACATTTACGCCGCCGTGGCACCTGCCGGCATGGACCTGAACACCACCAACAGCGCCACCTGCAATCCCGAACGCCCCATATCCATCATCATGTTCCGCGGCACAAACGACTTCGTCTGCAAATACCAGGGCGGCGATAGCGGTTTCAACGACGGCTTGAATTTCCTGGGCGCCGAAAAGAACTTCAAGTTCTGGGCAGACAAGAACGGATGTACCGGCTCCCCCACCACCAACTCCAACGGCTGCCAGGAATACTCCAGCTGCAAAGATGGCACCAAGGTGGTTCTCTGCACCAAGCAGGGAGGCGGTCATGAACAGGGCGACGGCAAGGTCGGCTGGCCTTTCCTGAAGCAGTTCACCATGCCGTAA